The region TATTCATCAAAATCAGCTTGCCAAAATGGGATCGAATCGGTGAAAACCAACTCGCAGGACGATGGGAAATTTGATCGAAAAGTATCGTCCAATGGAAAGCATTACTTTAATTTGAAAGCCAGTAATGGGCAAATTATAGGCTCAAGCGAGTTATATGAGAGCGAAGCGTCAAGGGAGAATGGCATTGCCTCCGTTAGGAATAACGCCCCTAACGCTGATATTGACATACAGACGGTTTAACGTGAACAACCTTTTCGAAATTTTACATTGACTAACGAGTGGTCTCGATGTACTTACCGGCTTACTCGTTAGTCTACTCTGCAATTACATAAGCTATAAACCGGGCAAGGCTGTAGCAAACCGACCGGTTCGTCGCCGGGTCTATAGCCGTACCTTTTTATCGACATGCCCTGATTTGGCTACAACAATCACAAATCCGGCTACGTCTTTGCAGACAATACGGTGGACCTTTGTCCTAATCAAAACAAAGGAACACTATGATCTTAGTAACCGGAGCCACCGGCCAACTGGGCACCGCCGTTATTCGGCAGCTCCTACAAAAAGTACCGGCCAGCCAGATTGTTGCCCTGGTACGGGACGAACAAAAAGCCTCTAACCTGATCAACCAGGGGGTAACCATACGCATGGGCACCTACGACGATACCGAGGCCCTCGGCCAAGCAATGCAGGGTATTGAAACCCTCCTGCTGATTGCCGGTACAGACGAGCAAAACCGGGTTCGCCAGCACCAGAACGTCGTAGATGCGGCACGGAAAGCATCCGTTCAACGGATTGCCTACACGAGCCGGGCGCTCAAGGAGCCTGCTACACTGGTCAATCAGCTGATGATGGGCCACTTTCAGACTGAAGACTACATCAAAGCAAGCGGACTTGCCTACACGCTGTTTCAGAACATTCTATATATGGATGCCATCCCACAATTTGTGGGCGGTGACGCCGTTTTCGAGCGGGGTATCTATCTACCAGCCGCGCAGGGCAGGGTTGCCTTCGCCCTACGAAACGAGATGGGCGAAGCCATCGCGAATGCCCTAGCGGGTAAGTCCGAAGGCAACATCACCTACCGGTTAACGGGTGGTGAGTCTTACTCTTTCCATGACGTAGCCGCTGCTCTAACTACGCTATCTGGCAAGCCAGTCGCTTATACCACGGCAGAGCCACTCACGTTCGAAACACAACTCACCGAACGCGGTTTACCCACTGTTGTAGCCCAACGAATCACCAGATTTATTACCGACATCGCTCATGGGCAGGAAGATAGCGTAAGCCCTGACCTGGAAAAACTACTTGGTCGCAAGCCAATGGCACTTAACGAAGGATTAGCGTTGTTGTATCCGCTGTAACGCGTACTGCCAAGGGCAAAGCCCGGCCCTAAGCCCATCCAATTATGTCAACCGAACCGCTTCTCCGAATTGATACGATAGCCACCTACCACCAATTCGCCGGGCTTCCCAAACCGGACCATCCGCTCATTAGTGTAGTCCGGTTTGACGATATCAAACCACGCGGGATTGATAAGCCTAAAAGCATCGTCAACAATTTTTATTCGATAGCGCTGAAATGGAATTTTGGCGGCCGGATGAAATACGGTCAGCAGGCGTACGATTTCGATGAAGGCGTGATGGTCTTTATGGCACCTGGTCAGGTGCTTAGTCTCACCGCCGAGGAGCCGCATAACCATACGGGGTGGCTGTTGATGATTCACGCTGATTTTTTGTGGAATACCCCTCTGGCCAGAACCATGCGTCAGTACGACTATTTTGATTATTCTATTCGGGAAGCCCTGTTTCTGTCCCAGAAGGAAGAAGCCATGATCGTGGGCATCATTCAACAGATTCAGCACGAATACCTGGCACCGATTGACAACTTTAGTCAACCCGTTATCATCGCACACCTCAACGTGTTACTTACGTATGCCGACCGGTTCTATCAGCGTCAGTTCATCACGCGGAAGATGGCCAATCACCAGATTCTCGACCGGTTTGAGGCAGTGCTCCAGGCTTATTTTGACAGCGATGAACTTCTCAAAAGCGGCTTACCAACGGTCGGGGATCTGGCTGGGCAGCTTAATCTGTCGCCTACTTACCTCAGTAGTCTGCTCAAGACGGTAACGGGCCAAAATACCCAGCAGCACATTCATGAGAAACTCATTGCCAAGGCCAAAGAGAAGCTGTCTACGACAAATTTATCCATCGGTGAAATTGCCTTTATACTGGGTTTTGAGCACTCTCAGTCGTTCAGTAAGTTATTCAAAAGCAAGACCAATTCCACTCCGCTGGAATTTCGGCATTCGTTTAAGTAGCCTATCCATTTGTTGCCCGTCAGGACCAATACAACGACCCGGGAGAGCGTATCAACTATAAGTATAAATTATATCAGCCCGTCTTCCAAAGTTGACTTTCAACGCAATTCCAAACGCTTTAAGCAGCTTCTATCTATAACGGCCAGCTATTCTCTTGTCTGCTTAACGCTGGTAGTGATGATGAGTGCCGGCACTAAGAAACCCAATCAGCAGTATGAGAAATCGATTAGCTTACAAAAACCTTCCCTTTTTAATAGGCGCAATTTTCCTTTTTAACAGTTTTAAGGCAGCAAGCCAATCGATGAGCCTGAGTTCAAAGGCTGGAGCAAATAAAATTACTTTGTCTTTGACCAAAAATGGAGAATTGCATTATCAGGTAACCCGCCGAGGTAAACCCATAATTACCGACTCTCCGCTCGGCCTAAGCTGCGACGAGCAGAATTTTACGTCTGGACTCTCAGTCGTTCGCGTTTCACCCATTGACGTAAGAAGAGAGAAATACGACCTGAAGGTGGGGAACGTCAAAACGATAAATCATGTCCTTGAAACCAAGAGTGTAACATTTAAAAATAAGTCGGGCGCGCTCATGATCATTGATCTGGTCACCGGCGATGAGGGCGTTGCTTTCCGCTACCGTTTCCCGGATCAGGACAGAAAAATACGGGTGATTAACAATGAGATTACAGGATTTCATATTGAAAAAAATGCCAGGGGTTGGTTGCAGCCTTATAATAAAGCGGGAAAGGTCACCCCGGGCTACGAAGATTTTTACTTTAATATACACCCAGGCGACTCAATCCGTAATCCCCGTAACCCGTCTGTGGGGTGGTGTATGCCAGCCCTGTTTCAGGTAAATGATAGCAAAAACTGGGTTCTACTCGCGGAGTCCGGAACGGATGGTTCGTATCCGGGTTGTCATTTACAACCCGACTCCAGGGGTGGGCTGTACAAAATTGCCTTTGCTGAAAAAGACGAAAAATACAACCTTCCCCTGAGCGAAAACAATCATCCAACATCCAGTCTTCCCTGGGCTATGCCCTGGCGGGTGATCATCATTGGCGACCAGGCCGGGGACATACTGCTGTCTACCCTCATTACGGATTTGGCTCCTGCCTCTAAAATCGACGATACATCCTGGATCGAACCGGGAAAAGCCACCTGGTCATGGTGGTCCCATCCCGAAGATCATACCCCTGACATGTATAACCAATTCACGGATCTTGCTGCTTCGTTCGGGTTTGGCTACACGCTGTTTGATGCAGGCTGGGAGAAAGCCAACTCAGAAGGGGGCATCATTGCCAAGGCTACTTCCAGAGGAGTTAAACCCATGGTGTGGGGCTATTCGGCAGCGTATTTCGATCCGGAAAAACGAAGAAAGCGGTTTAAAGAATTGGCAGATATGGGCGTGAAAGGGGTCAAAATAGATTTTTGGTGCTCAGACCGGCAGGAGGTGATGGCCTGCTTCCCCTCACTTTTTGAGGATGCTGCGAAAGAGCATTTACTGATCAACCTTCATGGTACTACCGTTCCAAGAGGCTGGCATCGGACATGGCCAAATTTCATGACAGCCGAAGCAGTTCTGGGTACGGAACACTATTTTTACGAATCCCGATATCCGGATAAAGCCGCCGAGCAGAATACCGTACTGCCATTCACCAGAAATGTAGCTGGCCCTACAGACTACACACCGTTTGCACTAACCATTCGAAAATACCCCCGGTTGAACACGGCGGTTCATGAGCTTGCAACGGCGATGATCTATACGTCGGGAATTATCCATTTTGCGGATTCAAAAGAAATCTTTGAATCCCTGCCTGTATCGGTCCGGGATTTATTAAAAGACATGCCGGCAACCTGGGATAAAACGGAAAGTATTGTAGCTCAACCGGGTGAACAGATTATACTCTCTCGTCAGAAAGACCGACTTTCTTACATTGTCGGAATAAATGGTACGGATAACGTAGTACCGGTTAAACTGAATCTGGCCAGGTATGCAAAAGGCTTTTCTAAATTTAGAATCATCAAGGAAGGCCAGGATCCATTGATGACGTTTAAAACGGAAACGTACCCAATTACGTCTACCTGGCAGTACACGTTTGCTCCCAAAGGAGGCTTTATCATCCAGTTCATAAATGAGTAAGGTAGGGCGAAGTAGATAGCCTACTTCGCTCAGACGCTCCTTTAAACGAGATTTAGGTGTTCAGCTGCAAGTAGCCAGTGGTTTATGAGGGCTATTTCTGACGACCCACCGTTTACACGACAAGATTCAGCGCCAGTACGCCCAGCAATCCCACAATGGATACAATCGTTTCCATGAGCGACCACGTCCGGATCGTTTGGCCGATGGTCAGGTTAAAATACTCTTTGAAGAGCCAGAAACCCCCGTCGTTGATGTGCGAAAACATAAGACTTCCGGAGCCGATGGCCAGTACCATCAGTTCGGGTTTGATGGCCTGCGACTGAATCAGCGGGAGAATAATACCCACCGTTGTCAGCCCGGCAACGGTGGCCGAACCCACACAAACCCGAATGAAAGCGGCAATCCCCCAGCCCAGTAATAAAGGGGGAATGGCGGCATCGGCCAGAAGGCTACCGATGTATTTACTCGTTCCGCTATCACTAAAAACCTGCTTCAACGCCCCCGCTCCAGCAATAACCAATAAAATAGGGGCCACTGCCTTAACAGCCTCCTCCAGATCTTTCGTGATGGCCTTCATGCTCAAGCCCTGCCGGATGCCTAATGCATACATGGCCACCAGTACCGACAATAACATGCCGATATAGGGCTCAGCCATCAGCGTAACGATTGTCTTCAGCGGTGATTCGGCTGGTAACGCATTTTTCAAAGGCCCGAACGTTGTCAGTAAAAGCACAGGTAACAACGCTACAAAAAAGCTGATTCCAGCCCCCGGCAATTTATCACTGGGTATTTCGCGTGTGTTGAACAGTTCCCGGTTAGGCGTTGCCTTAACGTTTACCAGGGTTTTTCCGAACAGGGGTCCGGCAATGACAATAGCAGGAATAGCTACGATTATGCCGTAAATAAGCGTTTGCCCAATGTTGGCATTCAACTGACCCGCCACGGCCGAGGGCGATGGATGCGGGGGGAGGTAGCCATGCGCAACAGACAATGCTGACAGCATTGGTACGGCAACCGACATTAAGGGCAACCGCGACGAAGCGGCAATGGTAAAAATAAGCGGCACAACAATAATGAAACCAGCATTATAGAACAGAGGAATCCCGATCACAAAACCAGCCAGCGCCAGCCCCCAACGTATATTTTTGATCCCAAACCAGCCAATCAGTACGTCAGTGATGCGTCGGGCAGCTCCGCTTTCGGCAACTAACCGCCCCAGCATAGCCCCAAAACCGATAATCAGCACCAGTTCACCAAGCGTACCGCCAATGCCTGACTGTATGGATTTACCAACCGCAACAACGTCCATTCCGGAGGCAAGGCCGATACCAAGGGATACAATAACAAAAGAAATAAACGTATCTAAACGAACAAAAGCGACGAGAAGAACAAGGGTTAAAATACCAACTAAGGTTAAAATCAGGGGCATGATGGTAGTTGTAGTTAGAACGACAAAGCGTACAGGGCTAATTTTTCTACTTCATTAGCCAGCGAATTGGTCACATCAAAAGGAACGACGTGCAAGCGGGTGGTAGCATCGTACGCAAACACCGCTAAGGGCTCACGGAAGGTCGAATTCGCCGGATAAAGTAAAAAAAGATCGTTGGCAGCATACTTTTTCCCGTACGCATACACTTGATACATATCTGCCTGGTCAATACCATAACTGGCAGTGCGCGGAGACGTATCCAGAGACAATCCATTAACCTGTTTCCATTTGGTATCCATAACAAACGTTCGATCCTGATGCCGGATAATAATGTCTGGCCGCAGTTTAAACCGGGGCGCGCCCACATGTTCATCAACCAAATGGGCAGATGACTCCTGCACGCTGATCCGGTCGGCACTTGGCCAATAGGCCCGGATGCCGTGGGCAACGTAGTCTTCAAACACCCGCTCCATAGGAAACAGCAGTGCTATACTTTCTTTATCACCCCTTTTTACGCCTGGCCCCTGCCCCATCAGTAGCATTTCGGCCCAGCCCAGAGCTGTTTCATACCGCATAAACAATCGGTTACTACGCCGAACCGCCATCAAATCTGATCGTACATCGTCAGACAATGCTACCTCTTCCAAAACCGACAGCAGCTGATGGATTCGTCGTTTATTAGCCTGATCCGTCGTTTTTGCGTGTATAGCGACCAGGGCCGTTTTTAGAATTCGATTGGGCGGTACACTAGCGGTCAGAGTATCGTAAACTACCGCTAATCGTTCGGCGTGGCAGGCATTGTCCCGCTGCTGACGAGCGGCCTGAAATCTGCCCTTCCAGAACCGCTCATTACCTTCCACCGTTACATAAGCCCGCTGGATTCCCTGCTGAGCCAACGCGTCTACTGTATCCAGAAAAGCGGTAATGAATACCTCCCACAAAGGGATTCTGACAGCCCGGCTATGTGCAGTACGCAACGTCCTGAACGGACTATTTCGCAGGTGCCGAAGCATGGAGAGCAACAGAGGACGGGTATTCGACTGCTGGTCAATTTTGGGTAAAATCTCTAGTCGACTTCCATCGGGCAGGGTCAGCAAGCCTACATAATTATGCACACGGATGTACTCACGCCCTTTGTGAACCATAAACGTAAACAAGCCTTCTGCCTGCTCATTGTCAATGGTAAACTGGCGTAAGGCACGAAAAACCGAGTCAGGCACTACTACCCCACCCATTGGCGGTTCAGGTGAGTGCTGTGCATTACCAACAAGTCGGTTCTCAAAGATTAAAAATTCGGGCATAACATCGGTCCGACATGCTTATTTGGTCCCAGCCATTCGGTACGCCTGCACAGCCTGCTGGTTAACCCCAAAGACGAATGTGCGGTCGCTGTCGACGGTTACTATACTCCGTACGTCACCAGTCAACTTAAAACCTGAACGTGGTTGCGGCACCACTTGAAAACCACCCTTCCCATCACCCTGAAGCAGCAGTCCGGGGTTCGCTTCCGAGCGCCCAAAGCGCAACCGGGCCTGTCTGGCATTACCGCATAACAGCAGGTCTTTCCGGCCATCGTGATTGAAATCCAGGGCGGTTAGTGCAAACACTGGTGATGCCTGTGCCGCCAGCGGAAGTGTCTTTTCAACCAGCTTTCCGCCAGCGCTGCTAACAAAGCAACTTGTCGTCAACTGATTAGCTGTCAATTTATTGGCTCCCGACAACTCCGACTCCGTGAATACGTCTGTCAGGGTAGCGTTTGAATAACTTTCGAAATTGGTAAACCGGTGACGAAGTATCCCTAATTGATCCAGTAGTTCATCGCGGGTAGCGTGGGGGTAGCTTTTGCCCTGTATGTAGAAACAAAGAATTGGGTCTACTTTACCATTATTGTCGAAGTCCTTGTAAATAAGCTCGGCGGGTTCTTTATCGCTGGCGTGGCATTGCGTATTAAGTCCCAGATTACCGATCACCAGGTCGGGCTTGCCGTCTCCATTTATATCATTCACCAGCAGCTTGTTCCACCAGCCCCGGTATTCTTTTTCGAAATACGTTTTTGTCTGGTCGGTTAATTGAGTGGAGTTGCCCCCTTTTTCCATGCCAAGTACGGTTATCGGCATCCACTCACCAACGATAACCAGTTCAGGTTTCCGGTCACCGTTGAGGTCGGTCCAGGCGGCATCGGTAACCATACCAATCGTTGCGAGCATAGGAGCCAGTTGAGCCGTTTGATCTGTAAACCTGGGTTGGCCGTCCGGTCCTTTCCCGGCATTAACGAGCAGGTAACTCCGGGGTGTTTCAGGGTAACGGCCCGGCACAACGCGCCCGCCGACGAATACATCCGGGCGACCATCGCCGTTAACGTCAGCTACCCGCACACAACCAGAGCTGGTTTGCATGGCAGGTAGAGCGTTCGGGCTTTTGGTAAATTTGCCCTTACCGTCGTTCAGGTATAAGCGATCCAGCAACCGTACATCGTCGCTAATCTCCAGATCGGCATACCCGCCACTGCACACATATAAGTCAGGAAAACCATCGGCATTGGCATCGAAGAAAGCCGCATCAACATTGTTGCTCAGTTTATCTGCTTCGAAAGCAGGCTGTGTCAGTCGGCTAAACTGCCCGGAAGGTTGCTGAATAAATAAAGCTCCAGCCTCTCCACTGCTTCCTCCGGCGTAAATATCCTCGCGACCGTCGCCATTCACATCGGCTTTAACCAGGCAAGGCCCGCTGAACGACTGGGCGTTCACCAGGAGGGGCTGTCGTTTAAAATCGTTTATTCGCTTGGCCGGATCGACAAAGACTACCGGCGATTTCACTTCCTGAAATAAGGTTGGTGCCGTTATCGGGTTTTTAAATAGCGTAACGGCATCTTTCTCGTCCAGTTTCAGCAGTTGATCGGCTTTAACGCCCGTCAGCAGTTGCTGTTTACCCGTTGGCCACACAATGCGCAGCGAATCGATGAGCGCGTCGGTTCCCAGACCAAAGTGCAAACGGGGTGACATACTCGACTGATACCCACGTGTAGGCATCTGCTCCAGAAACTGTTGTTTACCTTTTCGATACAGCGTTACTTTTGTGCCCAAGCCCTGGGTGTTGCTCCGCCCGCCCGTCAATTGAATAGCCAGGTAATGGTGGTTACGCACCGTATTTGCTTCGTTTTTAAAGACAAAAGCCGGTTGGTTGGTATTGTTGACAATCAGGTCCAGATCGCCATCGTTGTCGAGATCAGCATAAGCGGCACCAGTGCTGTTTGAGGTTTGCGTTAATCCCCAGTCGGCTCCAACATTGGCAAACGTAACCTCATCCCCCGGCTCGCTGCCCCGATTGCGGAACATGTAGTTCATAACGTTGGAAGAGGGTATGCGGTGAACCAGTTCGAGCACATCTTCACGACGGAAGTTGGCTGGCCGGTTCTGCATATAGTCCGTCATGAACTTAAGAAAGTCCAGATTTGTATAATCGCGAACATAGCCGTTGGTAACATACAGGTCTTTCCATCCGTCATTATCATAATCGGCGAACAACGGCGACCAGCTCCAATCGGTGTTGGAGATACCGGCTAACTGGCCTGTCTCACTGAAAAGTGGAGCGGCTGCCGCAGATGAACTCCCCTTTGTTTGCTGGCCCGAACCAATTACTCCTTCATTGATCTGGAGCATATTACGCATATGCTGGTAATGAAACCCTGACTGAACACTCAGATCAAATTTTTCGTAATTATCGGGAGCCATTAACAGTTTCTGCCGCCGGTTATCTTCGGGCAGCATGTCGAGGGTGAATATGTCTGGGCGGGAATCGTTATTAATGTCAACCACGGCATTACCCATTGAAAAATTAGAGGTATGCCCAATACTGGTTTTCAGGTGATTGGTGAACACCGGACCGCCAGACCGTCCTCCCTGATTGTTTATGTAGAGATAATCGGGAACGCCATAATCGTTGGAGATATACAAATCGGGCCAGCCATCCCCGTTGATATCCGATACGCCGATACCTAATCCATATGTCAATACCGAACTGCTCAGTCCCGACTTTTCGGTGATATCCTCAAATCGATTGCCCGTATTCTTAAATAACCGAACGCCGATTTCAGGATTAGGCTGTTTCATAATAGCCGCCGTTGCATCCGGGTCGAGGATGGGGAGTAACCGCGGATTATGGTTAAGCAGAAACAGGTCGAGATCACCATCTAGATCGTAATCAAAAAAAGCCCCCTGCGTACTTTGTTCGGGTTTATCAAGCCCATACTGTGCAGTCTGGTCAGAAAAATGGGGAACTCCCTGCGCATCTGCCCCTTCGTTGATAAACAGTTGGGGAATGCGTTTATGCGGTGGCAAACTTCCAGAATAACAAACAAAAATATCCAGCTTACCATCGCCGTTTACATCGGCCATAGAGACGCCCGTTCGCCAGGGGCCTTCTCGTCCGGCTACGCCCGCTGTGGCGGTGACGTCCGAAAATTTCATCCCCCCTTTGTTAATGTACAACTGGTTAGGAACCATGTTGCCGCTAAAGTAAATGTCTTCAAGCCCATCACCGTTTAAGTCACCTACTGCAACACCACCCCCATTGTAGAAGTATTCGTACATCAACACGTTTGTGTTGAGGCCTTCGGTCAGGTTATTGGCAAAGGTAATACCGGTTTGTTCGGGGGTTAGAGAGGTGAAGAGTGGTGGGCCATCCTTATTCGTTGTCTCCTCGCTTGACTTCGACTGATTACACCCGGTTATTGAAATGAGGCTGGTTAGCGCAAGTAGATACGTAATCGTTTTCACGAAATCCGTTTTTTTAAGAATTGACATGGTCAAAAAGTTACAGTCGCGGGTGGTGCTTTTCATAGAAGAGCAGGCAATGAAACCCAAAATTCTATAAAAATAAACTAAAAAATGCCAGCACCCGAGAGTACTGGCATTTTTTGTATTCGAGTTGGTTTAAAGGCTGTTATTAGTAGCCCGGATTCTGAACCAGCTTGTTATTACGGTTCATCTCATCCCGGTTGATGGGCAGGAAGTAGATCTTATCCGCCCACTTGCGGTTCTCCTTACCCGTACCCAGGTCCTGTACACTGTACGAATAGGTGTAGTTCTCCTTGCTGTACTTATAAGTCGTTACAGTCTTACCCGGCTTGAGCTTGCCCGTAATGATAATGATCTTCGCCTGACTACCCAGAGCCGTTGGTGCCGTCATCCATCGGCGTACATCGTAGAAACGCTGATCTTCAAATAACATCTCGATGTTGCGCTCGTTCTGGTAACGAGTCACCAGAGCAGCACCCGACTCGGTAATGGCTGGCATACCTACCCGGAAACGGATTTTGTTGAGCCAAGTCTTGGCTTCCTCTTCCTGACCCAGCGCCATGCAGGCCTCAGCATAGTTCAACACCACCTCCGTGAACCGAATTTGAATAGAAGGTACCTCCTGACGGATGTTCTGATCCACCAGCGTTGGATCGGGGTCCATAAACTTACGGATCGCATACCCTGTCCAGGTACCATTCCAGTTTTCAATGGTGCTGTTACGCGTGTCCAGACCCGAAAACTTGGTCGGGCTCGACGAGCTACCAACTTCGTACTCACCCATTTGAATCTGACCAGCCGGGTCGATGCCCGCTCCGTCTGGTGTGCGGGGCTTCCACTGCGCGCCGTCAAAGAGAATCGATGCGTAGAAACGGGGGTCCCGGTTCTCATAAGGCGAACTGGCGTGAGCCGGATTGCTCCAGTCAAACTTGGTGCCGTCCATCATCTCGTAGCTATCTACCAGTTGCTGGGTTGGCTGACTCGACGTCCAGCCATGATAGCCGTTCGGCATGTTGTTGCGGGGGTACCACGAACCCCAGTCATCGAACGATGCCCGGATGTAGTACTTCAGGAAGATACCATCAGCTTCCCCACCATTGCGTGAGAGGTATAGGTTGATGTAGTTCTGCTGACCTTCGGCTGGCGAAACCGGTGCCGTCAGGTTGAGCTTGTAGCCATACTGGTTCAGATCCATCACCGCTTTGGCCGCATCCTTGGCCTTCTGCCAGCGCGCTGTCCGGTCACCGCTAACGTAGCCCAGCAGCTCAGGCTTGCTGAAACTGGCAATTACGCTCGACTTGGCCTTTGCCGTTGGGATGTCGTGCAGGTCACTGGCTGCATATAACAGCACCCGTGCTTTGAGGGCCATGGCCGCACCCTGAGTCGCCCGGCCAGCAGCCAGGTTCTTGCCTTTCAGCAGGATAGCCGCCGAATCCAGGTCACTCACAATGGCGTTAACGCACTCCTCGTAGGTGTTGCGGGCGATGGTGAAATCGGGGTTATCCAGGGTGTAGGGCGACTTGATGATGGGAACACCACCATAGTAGCGCAGCAACTGGTTGTAAAAGTAACCCCGCATGAAGTACATCTCACCTTTCATCCGATCGGCAACGGTGGCATTGTCGAACTGAGGCTTAGCCAGATTGGCCAGGGCGATGTTAGCAGCCCGGATGCGGGCGTAGACAGTACCCCACTCCATCGTATTTTTAACGGTACCGGTATTAGAGGGGCTGACATTGGCTTCGTTCACGTCCTGCTTACCGAAACTGTACAAGGCGTTGTCGGTCTGGCAGTCCAGACTCATCTGGTCGAGAATACCATCACGTATACCATTGTACACATCGGTCACAAAGGCTTCGGCCAGAGACTGATCTGACCAGACCGCCCCCCCCGATACTTTGTCGAGGGGTTTGGTGTTTAGAAAATCACTGTTACAGGCTATCAACGTTACACCTAGAAACAGGCAGAACGATAAGCTTTTAAATATGTATTTCATAATAATCGAATTAATCGGTTAGAAACTAACGGATACCCCTGTGTTGATAACCCGTGCCTGAGGATAGTACTGAGCACTACCGCTGGTCGATTCAGGATCAAACAGACCCTTCATGGCAGGTGCGTAGGTGATCAGGTTCAGACCGTTAACATAAACGCGCAGGTTGTTCAGACCAATTTTACTACCAATGGTGCTCGGTAAGGTATAGCCTAACTCCAGGTTTTTCAGACGAGCGTAGTCCGTGCTCTTCAACCAGTAGCTGGTACCGTTGGAGAAGTACTGGTTGCTCCGGTCAACGATGCGGGGGTTAACCGTGCTTGGGTTATCGACCGTCCAGCGGTTGTCATAGCTCCAGGCGAGGAAGTTACCAATGGTACCCGACTCCGTTTGCAGGAAGATCTGACCACCAGCCGAAGCTTGTACCAGAATGCTCAGGTCGAAGTTCTTATAGCGCAGGTTGGCGTTGAAACCACCCTGGAAACGAGGCTGGTTGTTGCGGTCGGCCCGAACCCGGTCATCGCCGTTGATCTTGCCATCGCCGTTGATGTCCTTCAGCTTCATGTCGCCAGGACGTAGCAGGCTGGCTCCAACACCA is a window of Spirosoma linguale DSM 74 DNA encoding:
- a CDS encoding transcriptional regulator, AraC family (PFAM: helix-turn-helix- domain containing protein AraC type~SMART: Helix-turn-helix, AraC domain~KEGG: scl:sce6224 AraC family transcriptional regulator), which encodes MSTEPLLRIDTIATYHQFAGLPKPDHPLISVVRFDDIKPRGIDKPKSIVNNFYSIALKWNFGGRMKYGQQAYDFDEGVMVFMAPGQVLSLTAEEPHNHTGWLLMIHADFLWNTPLARTMRQYDYFDYSIREALFLSQKEEAMIVGIIQQIQHEYLAPIDNFSQPVIIAHLNVLLTYADRFYQRQFITRKMANHQILDRFEAVLQAYFDSDELLKSGLPTVGDLAGQLNLSPTYLSSLLKTVTGQNTQQHIHEKLIAKAKEKLSTTNLSIGEIAFILGFEHSQSFSKLFKSKTNSTPLEFRHSFK
- a CDS encoding Glycoside hydrolase 97 (PFAM: Glycoside hydrolase 97~KEGG: sde:Sde_2499 putative alpha-glucosidase); this encodes MRNRLAYKNLPFLIGAIFLFNSFKAASQSMSLSSKAGANKITLSLTKNGELHYQVTRRGKPIITDSPLGLSCDEQNFTSGLSVVRVSPIDVRREKYDLKVGNVKTINHVLETKSVTFKNKSGALMIIDLVTGDEGVAFRYRFPDQDRKIRVINNEITGFHIEKNARGWLQPYNKAGKVTPGYEDFYFNIHPGDSIRNPRNPSVGWCMPALFQVNDSKNWVLLAESGTDGSYPGCHLQPDSRGGLYKIAFAEKDEKYNLPLSENNHPTSSLPWAMPWRVIIIGDQAGDILLSTLITDLAPASKIDDTSWIEPGKATWSWWSHPEDHTPDMYNQFTDLAASFGFGYTLFDAGWEKANSEGGIIAKATSRGVKPMVWGYSAAYFDPEKRRKRFKELADMGVKGVKIDFWCSDRQEVMACFPSLFEDAAKEHLLINLHGTTVPRGWHRTWPNFMTAEAVLGTEHYFYESRYPDKAAEQNTVLPFTRNVAGPTDYTPFALTIRKYPRLNTAVHELATAMIYTSGIIHFADSKEIFESLPVSVRDLLKDMPATWDKTESIVAQPGEQIILSRQKDRLSYIVGINGTDNVVPVKLNLARYAKGFSKFRIIKEGQDPLMTFKTETYPITSTWQYTFAPKGGFIIQFINE
- a CDS encoding gluconate transporter (TIGRFAM: gluconate transporter~PFAM: Gluconate transporter; Citrate transporter~KEGG: tau:Tola_0779 gluconate transporter), producing MPLILTLVGILTLVLLVAFVRLDTFISFVIVSLGIGLASGMDVVAVGKSIQSGIGGTLGELVLIIGFGAMLGRLVAESGAARRITDVLIGWFGIKNIRWGLALAGFVIGIPLFYNAGFIIVVPLIFTIAASSRLPLMSVAVPMLSALSVAHGYLPPHPSPSAVAGQLNANIGQTLIYGIIVAIPAIVIAGPLFGKTLVNVKATPNRELFNTREIPSDKLPGAGISFFVALLPVLLLTTFGPLKNALPAESPLKTIVTLMAEPYIGMLLSVLVAMYALGIRQGLSMKAITKDLEEAVKAVAPILLVIAGAGALKQVFSDSGTSKYIGSLLADAAIPPLLLGWGIAAFIRVCVGSATVAGLTTVGIILPLIQSQAIKPELMVLAIGSGSLMFSHINDGGFWLFKEYFNLTIGQTIRTWSLMETIVSIVGLLGVLALNLVV
- a CDS encoding protein of unknown function DUF1508 (PFAM: protein of unknown function DUF1508~KEGG: sit:TM1040_2613 hypothetical protein), whose product is MGKFVITTRKNGEFQFNLKAGNGQIILTSEGYSSKSACQNGIESVKTNSQDDGKFDRKVSSNGKHYFNLKASNGQIIGSSELYESEASRENGIASVRNNAPNADIDIQTV
- a CDS encoding NmrA family protein (PFAM: NmrA family protein; 3-beta hydroxysteroid dehydrogenase/isomerase~KEGG: hypothetical protein) produces the protein MILVTGATGQLGTAVIRQLLQKVPASQIVALVRDEQKASNLINQGVTIRMGTYDDTEALGQAMQGIETLLLIAGTDEQNRVRQHQNVVDAARKASVQRIAYTSRALKEPATLVNQLMMGHFQTEDYIKASGLAYTLFQNILYMDAIPQFVGGDAVFERGIYLPAAQGRVAFALRNEMGEAIANALAGKSEGNITYRLTGGESYSFHDVAAALTTLSGKPVAYTTAEPLTFETQLTERGLPTVVAQRITRFITDIAHGQEDSVSPDLEKLLGRKPMALNEGLALLYPL